Below is a genomic region from Bacteroidota bacterium.
ATGGTATGTCATTGTTCCTGCCTATAGTTGGGCAGGGCTGGTAGGTTATTCCCGGATGGATATGGGGGTGCATTATCCCAGCGATGTATTGGGCGGAATAATTACAGGTATGGGTTCAGCCTACCTATCATGGAAAATAAATAAATGGTTTACCAAAAAATATTGGCCTTCGGCTTATGAACAACACAAATAAATTTTCAGTCAGGAAACAGCTGCGGAGCTTTAAATACGCCTTCAACGGCATTAAACTGCTGATCAAGACAGAGCATAATATGCAGATTCATGTAGTTGCGGCAATAACGGCCATATTATTAAGCTTGCTACTGCACATTTCATGCACCGAATGGTGTATGGTATTTCTTGCAATAGCTCTGGTCATGTCCTGCGAAGGGGTCAATACCGTCATAGAAAAAATAACCGATAAAATTTATCCTGAATATTCTGAACAGGCAAAATTCATCAAGGATGTAGCAGCAGGTGCAGTATTAATCAGCGCAATTGGAGCATTGATCATTGGCCTGATCATCTTTTTGCCCAAAATCATAAACCTGCTGTAACCATTGCCACTTGTGCGAGACAATCACATTTTCGCCACTAAACCAACTTTCGTGGAATGATTAAATTTCTTTTCTACTTATTTTTCAATTCTTCAGGTTTGCCTTTTTTCTCGAAAGCAATTTTTTCGAGCATCTCTGTGGTAAGCGATTTGGGACGTTCGAGCGGATACATC
It encodes:
- a CDS encoding diacylglycerol kinase family protein, which encodes MNNTNKFSVRKQLRSFKYAFNGIKLLIKTEHNMQIHVVAAITAILLSLLLHISCTEWCMVFLAIALVMSCEGVNTVIEKITDKIYPEYSEQAKFIKDVAAGAVLISAIGALIIGLIIFLPKIINLL